From Cyclopterus lumpus isolate fCycLum1 chromosome 4, fCycLum1.pri, whole genome shotgun sequence, a single genomic window includes:
- the si:dkey-44g17.6 gene encoding guanine nucleotide-binding protein G(I)/G(S)/G(O) subunit gamma-12 yields the protein MSSKMHSASRVAQARRMVQQLRIEASMERIKVSKASSDLMRYCGEHAKSDPLLMGIAASENPFKDKKPCTVL from the exons ATGTCATCAAAGATGCACAGTGCCAGTCGCGTAGCTCAGGCCAGACGGAtggtgcagcagctgaggatAGAGGCCAGCATGGAGAGGATAAAG gTGTCCAAGGCTTCATCAGACCTGATGCGCTACTGTGGAGAACACGCCAAGAGTGACCCGCTGCTCATGGGCATCGCCGCTTCGGAAAACCCTTTCAAGGACAAGAAGCCTTGCACTGTGTTGTAG
- the LOC117729831 gene encoding protein wntless homolog translates to MSGAIIENMSTKKLFFLFFFILVLQVLCIMVGALIAPSPTSAVRYMATKCINRHRERGWLAPWGSNRCQQIHSFDEPLAKTLDANDIVFAVHVPPPDAEMSPWFQYMLAVLQFDIAFKMINQIEDGDVLVTIDAGLAYRDDLTSEWTTKSLSVERRPLRCIFAVPKTSENEGRFYHCDPIPFMELGSVAHKYFLVNLRLPVNDTVNVGIGEIKDIHVVGIHQNGGFTKVWISMKTVFSPWIFVVTVWYWHRIVIMARPPVLLEKVIFALGISTTILNVPVECLSLGFEWTWLLLLEDAQQGVFYSTLFCFWIIFCGEHLMDQSRRNRLSAYWWQVGLVGFGSSLLLAFDLSDRGVHLTNPFYSVWASEVGMKLAITFIVVAGVSVCLYFLSLCGMVRCVFRNIGGKIQQLPAMPKARRLRYEGIIFRFKFLMLVTLACAAMTVIFFILNQVSESHWHWGDYTFQVHSAFLTGVYGMWNLYVFTIVFLYAPSHKRGRSQQTDVLEKPASQETQQTCGEQGPTETYRITGKLADE, encoded by the exons ATGTCAGGCGCAATCATAGAGAACATGAGCACTAAgaaattgtttttcttgtttttttttattcttgtcttGCAAGTTCTTTGCATCATGGTTGGAGCACTAATCG CTCCCAGTCCTACCAGTGCCGTTCGCTACATGGCTACCAAATGCATTAACCGCCACCGGGAGCGCGGCTGGCTGGCCCcgtggggatcgaaccggtgCCAGCAGATCCACAGTTTTGACGAGCCTCTGGCAAAGACGCTGGACGCAAACGACATTGTTTTCGCTGTGCACGTGCCTCCTCCCGATGCGGAGATGAGTCCCTGGTTCCAGTACATGCTGGCTGTGCTGCAGTTTGACATCGCGTTCAAGATGATCAATCAGATTG AAGACGGCGATGTCCTCGTCACTATCGATGCTGGCTTGGCGTACAGGGACGATCTGACGTCGGAGTGGACCACGAAGTCTCTCTCGGTGGAGCGGAGGCCGCTCAGGTGCATATTCGCGGTCCCTAAG ACCTCTGAAAACGAAGGCCGCTTTTACCACTGTGACCCCATACCGTTTATGGAACTGGGAAGTGTGGCCCACAAATATTTTTTGGTCAACCTCCGCCTGCCAGTAAACGACACGGTGAACGTTGGAATTGGAGAAATCAAAGACATCCACGTAGTG GGCATCCACCAGAATGGAGGCTTCACTAAAGTGTGGATCAGCATGAAGACTGTGTTCAGCCCCTGGATCTTTGTGGTAACAGTTTGGTACTGGCACAGGATCGTGATCATGGCAAGACCTCCAGTCCTTTTGGAAAA GGTGATTTTTGCTCTGGGTATCTCCACGACGATCCTGAACGTGCCGGTGGAGTGCCTCTCCCTGGGCTTTGAGTGGAcgtggctgctgctgttggaggACGCTCAACAGGGCGTCTTCTACTCCACGCTCTTCTGTTTCTGGATCATCTTCTGCGGCGAGCACCTCATG GACCAAAGTCGGAGGAATCGCCTCTCGGCGTACTGGTGGCAGGTCGGGCTGGTGGGGTTCGGCTCGTCCCTTCTCCTCGCATTCGACCTGAGCGACAG GGGGGTTCATTTGACCAACCCTTTCTACAGCGTCTGGGCATCAGAGGTTGGGATGAAGCTGGCC ATTACCTTCATTGTGGTTGCGggggtttctgtctgtctgtacttccTCTCCCTGTGTGGCATGGTGCGATGTGTGTTCAGGAACATTGGTGGCAAAATACAGCAACTTCCTGCGATGCCGAAGGCTAGGAGACTGCGTTATGAG GGTATAATCTTCAGGTTCAAGTTTTTGATGCTGGTAACTCTAGCGTGTGCCGCCATGACGGTCATCTTTTTCATATTAAATCAA GTCAGCGAGAGTCACTGGCACTGGGGAGACTACACTTTCCAGGTCCACAGTGCTTTCCTCACAGGAGTCTATGGCATGTGGAACCTGTACGTGTTCACCATCGTCTTCCTCTATGCGCCCTCCCACAAGCGTGGCAGAAGCCAACAAACAG ATGTACTGGAGAAGCCAGCGAGCCAAGAGACCCAGCAGACGTGTGGAGAGCAGGGGCCGACGGAGACCTACAGGATCACTGGGAAGCTGGCGGATGAATAA
- the dr1 gene encoding protein Dr1 has translation MASSSGNDDDLTIPRAAINKMIKETLPNVRVANDARELVVNCCTEFIHLISSEANEICNKSDKKTISPEHVINALESLGFASYITEVKDVLQECKTVALKRRKASSRLENLGIPEEELLRQQQELFAKARQQQAELAQQEWLQMQQAAQQAQMAAASASAAQQASSSQDEDEDDDM, from the exons ATGGCTTCTTCCTCTGGAAACGACGACGACCTCACCATCCCCAGAGCAGCCATCAACAAGATGATTAAAGAAACTCTCCCGAACGTACGAGTGGCCAACGACGCCAGGGAGCTCGTGGTCAACTGCTGCACGGAGTTCATACACCTCATCTCCTCTGAAGCCAATGAAATATGCAACAAGTCCGACAAGAAGACCATCTCTCCTGAGCATGTCATCAACG CGCTCGAGAGCCTGGGTTTCGCCTCGTACATCACGGAGGTAAAAGACGTCCTCCAGGAGTGTAAAACTGTAGctctgaagaggaggaaggcCAGCTCTCGACTGGAGAACCTGGGGATCCCAGAGGAAGAGCTCCTCAGGCAGCAACAGGAATTGTTTGCCAAG GCGCGGCAGCAGCAGGCGGAGCTCGCCCAGCAAGAGTGGCTACAGATGCAGCAGGCCGCCCAACAGGCACAGATGGCAGCGGCATCTGCCAGCGCCGCCCAACAGGCCAGTTCCTCtcaggacgaagacgaggacgatGACATGTGA
- the zgc:109982 gene encoding LOW QUALITY PROTEIN: retinol dehydrogenase 8 (The sequence of the model RefSeq protein was modified relative to this genomic sequence to represent the inferred CDS: inserted 4 bases in 3 codons; deleted 1 base in 1 codon; substituted 2 bases at 2 genomic stop codons): MTQKAVLVTGCCSGIGLAFVARISKDEKKKLMVYATMRNLSKGEALIEVAGWTLGRTLEIKQVDVCDEDSIKACVDILNNNAGMGRIEPIECQSIDEMKTAIVTNFFDLVCLLKEILPDMKRRKXGHLVVMENRHGIIQEPISLIEPGPXEFEPKVXEEGMKTDLSKADKVTADMLFTIYLKNYNQIFENIGQTAEDVSDNLHXSPFXHNRDELQWFMSALFFVLPPIAYFQDHHTVFNASLNFLKLLRWRSRKSFTLEKDESN, translated from the exons ATGACCCAGAAGGCGGTACTCGTCACAGGCTGCTGCTCTGGGATCGGCCTCGCCTTTGTTGCCCGCATCTCAAAGGACGAGAAGAAAAAGTTAATGG TCTATGCCACCATGAGGAACTTGAGTAAGGGTGAGGCGCTGATCGAGGTGGCCGGTTGGACCCTGGGCAGGACTCTGGAGATCAAACAGGTGGACGTATGTGACGAGGACTCCATCAAAGCCTGTGTGGACATCTTAAATAA CAATGCTGGGATGGGTCGGATTGAGCCTATCGAGTGCCAGTCCATCGACGAGATGAAGACTGCCATCGTCACCAACTTCTTTGATCTTGTATGCCTGCTGAAGGAAATCCTCcctgacatgaagaggagga aaggccACCTTGTGGTCATGGAGAACAGACAT GGCATCATTCAGGAACC CATCAGCCTGATTGAGCCAGGTC GTGAGTTTGAGCCTAAAGTCTAAGAGGAGGGCATGAAGACTGATCTCAGCAAAGCTGACAAGGTGACTGCCGACATGCTCTTCACCATCTACTTGAAGAACTACAATCAGATCTTTGAAAACATT GGGCAGACTGCTGAAGATGTATCAGACAATCTTCA CTCACCGTTTTAACACAACCGAGATGAGTTACAATGGTTTATGTCTgctctgttctttgttcttccCCCAATAGCATACTTTCAAGATCATCACACGGTCTTCAACGCCAGTCTGAACTTCCTCAAACTTCTTCGCTGGAGAAGCCGAAAAAGCTTCACCTTGGAAAAGGACGAGAGCAACTAG